A genome region from Sphingorhabdus sp. SMR4y includes the following:
- a CDS encoding bifunctional GNAT family N-acetyltransferase/carbon-nitrogen hydrolase family protein — protein MTAEKPKLIIRMAELEDARKISALSRKVYGKGEGYTAEEVRGQINNFADGQLVAEYEGKIVGHCATFQISEKTARAAHSWAEITGGGFAARHDPNGEILYGMEVSVDPDYRRLRIGLRFYKVRRELCQHLGLKGIIFGGRLPGYVRRKRKYPDPADYLAAVVDKQFRDPVINFQLNQGFVPLGILKDYMPSDKASGGNAVHMFWENPLAAEAKLVTQTPHDRLPQSVRVATVQFQMRKIASQTDFEEQVEYFVDVAADYGADFVTFPELFTLQLLSLEGEKLEPAQAIEKIAEYTERFKEVMEKLAVSYHINIIGGSHPTRMDNGDIRNISYIFLRNGAIYTQDKLHPTPSEVRWWNIKGGYGAEAIPTDCGPIGVMICYDSEFPELARHLVDQGAMILFVPFCTDERRGYLRVRYCCQARAVENQCYVVMSGVVGNLPNVENMDIHYAESAILTPSDFPFARDGVAADTAPNTETIAIADLSMTSLLTSRQSGAVQNLKDRRFDLYRVLWKG, from the coding sequence ATGACCGCAGAAAAACCAAAGCTCATCATCCGCATGGCGGAACTGGAAGATGCTCGCAAAATCTCCGCCCTTTCGCGCAAGGTTTACGGCAAGGGAGAAGGCTATACCGCCGAGGAAGTGCGCGGCCAGATCAACAATTTCGCCGACGGGCAGCTGGTGGCGGAATATGAAGGCAAGATCGTCGGCCATTGCGCGACTTTCCAGATTTCCGAGAAAACAGCGCGTGCTGCGCATAGCTGGGCGGAAATTACCGGCGGCGGTTTTGCTGCGCGGCACGATCCCAACGGCGAGATACTCTATGGCATGGAGGTCAGCGTCGATCCGGATTACCGGCGGCTGCGTATCGGCCTGCGCTTCTACAAGGTGCGCCGGGAGCTTTGCCAGCATCTCGGGCTGAAAGGCATCATCTTTGGCGGCCGCCTGCCCGGCTATGTCCGGCGAAAGCGCAAATATCCCGACCCGGCCGATTATCTGGCCGCCGTGGTCGACAAGCAGTTCCGCGATCCGGTGATCAATTTCCAGCTCAATCAGGGCTTTGTCCCGCTGGGGATTTTGAAGGATTATATGCCCAGCGACAAGGCATCTGGCGGCAATGCTGTACATATGTTCTGGGAGAACCCGCTGGCAGCCGAGGCCAAGCTGGTGACGCAGACACCGCATGACCGCCTGCCCCAATCGGTGCGGGTGGCGACGGTACAGTTCCAGATGCGAAAAATTGCCTCGCAGACCGATTTCGAAGAACAGGTCGAATATTTTGTCGATGTCGCCGCCGATTATGGCGCAGACTTTGTCACCTTTCCGGAATTGTTCACGCTGCAATTGCTCTCCCTCGAAGGGGAAAAACTGGAGCCGGCGCAGGCGATCGAGAAGATCGCCGAATATACCGAGCGGTTCAAGGAAGTGATGGAGAAACTGGCGGTTTCCTATCATATCAACATCATTGGCGGTTCCCATCCGACCCGCATGGACAACGGCGATATTCGCAATATTTCATACATATTCCTGCGTAATGGCGCGATCTACACACAGGACAAGCTGCACCCGACGCCGAGCGAGGTGCGCTGGTGGAACATCAAGGGCGGCTATGGTGCGGAAGCCATTCCGACCGACTGTGGTCCGATCGGCGTGATGATCTGTTATGACAGTGAATTCCCCGAATTGGCACGGCATCTGGTCGACCAGGGCGCAATGATCCTGTTCGTGCCCTTCTGCACCGATGAACGGCGCGGCTATTTGCGGGTGCGATATTGTTGCCAGGCGCGGGCAGTGGAAAACCAGTGCTACGTTGTGATGTCGGGCGTGGTCGGCAATCTGCCCAACGTCGAAAATATGGACATTCATTATGCCGAAAGCGCGATCCTGACCCCTTCGGATTTCCCGTTCGCCCGCGATGGCGTGGCAGCCGACACTGCGCCCAATACGGAGACGATTGCGATTGCCGACCTGTCGATGACCAGCCTGCTGACCAGCCGGCAATCCGGCGCAGTGCAAAATCTCAAGGACCGTCGCTTCGACCTGTACCGCGTTCTCTGGAAAGGATAG
- a CDS encoding SDR family oxidoreductase yields the protein MKLKLENRNVLVTAGSKGIGLATALGFHACGANVTICGRSQEALDAAARKMPGCLALTGDVSQAEDIERVVAAAAAKFGGIDILVNNAGGPPPGLFVDLSDDDWDKAVELTLKSVVRATRLVLPHMHAQKWGRIINISSTGVKQPVPGLTLSNSIRMAVLGWAKTLANQVAADNVLVNTVCPGFTQTDRIAEIFAKQSAETGKSVDEIAAGLAAQIPMQRIGQPEEIANMAVFLGSEAASYMTGTAIQVDGGSVQGF from the coding sequence ATGAAACTGAAGCTTGAAAACAGGAACGTGCTGGTTACGGCCGGCAGCAAGGGTATCGGACTGGCCACTGCATTGGGATTTCACGCATGCGGGGCCAACGTCACCATCTGCGGCAGATCGCAGGAAGCGCTCGACGCGGCAGCCAGGAAAATGCCCGGCTGTCTGGCGCTGACCGGGGATGTCTCCCAGGCAGAAGATATCGAAAGGGTCGTTGCAGCGGCAGCCGCGAAATTCGGCGGAATCGACATCTTGGTCAACAATGCCGGGGGCCCGCCGCCCGGTCTTTTCGTCGATCTGTCGGACGATGACTGGGACAAGGCGGTGGAATTGACGCTTAAGTCCGTGGTCCGCGCGACCAGGCTGGTATTGCCCCATATGCACGCCCAAAAATGGGGCCGGATCATCAATATTTCTTCAACCGGTGTCAAACAGCCCGTCCCCGGCCTGACCCTGTCCAACAGCATCCGGATGGCCGTACTGGGTTGGGCCAAGACCCTCGCCAATCAGGTGGCGGCCGACAATGTGCTGGTCAACACCGTATGTCCGGGATTCACCCAGACCGATCGCATCGCCGAAATTTTCGCGAAACAGTCTGCCGAAACGGGCAAAAGCGTCGACGAAATTGCAGCCGGCCTGGCAGCGCAAATTCCGATGCAAAGGATCGGTCAGCCGGAAGAAATCGCCAATATGGCGGTTTTTCTTGGATCGGAAGCAGCAAGCTATATGACCGGCACCGCGATCCAGGTCGACGGCGGGTCTGTGCAAGGATTCTGA
- a CDS encoding ExbD/TolR family protein, whose protein sequence is MRSRKSHLRQTGPAVTTDKPFADLNITPLIDVLLVLLVMMMLSIPAATHKVEVDLPAGTLGSRPSAINKLFLNSAGTAIWNGIPMDSDRLRGRLEMMARDPAKPQLHFESDARARYERFDNLVAMIKMAGVEQVAFIGNQQFAHWDNRD, encoded by the coding sequence ATGCGCAGCAGAAAGTCCCATCTCCGCCAGACAGGGCCCGCGGTTACCACGGACAAACCATTTGCGGACCTCAACATCACACCGCTGATCGATGTGCTGCTGGTTCTTCTGGTGATGATGATGCTCTCCATCCCTGCCGCAACGCACAAAGTCGAAGTGGACCTGCCAGCGGGAACTCTGGGAAGCAGGCCATCTGCAATCAATAAACTGTTCCTGAATTCGGCTGGCACGGCGATCTGGAACGGTATTCCGATGGATAGCGACCGGCTGCGCGGACGACTGGAAATGATGGCCAGAGACCCGGCGAAGCCACAGTTGCATTTTGAAAGCGACGCCCGCGCCCGATACGAACGATTTGATAATCTGGTGGCGATGATCAAAATGGCCGGTGTCGAACAAGTGGCTTTTATCGGCAATCAGCAGTTTGCACATTGGGACAACCGGGACTGA
- a CDS encoding DUF3667 domain-containing protein, with amino-acid sequence MSEELEAMGTAVEGGLIAKAVEDKGIDASRGKGGTCLNCHSAVTSRYCTECGQSLHVHRSIGAFWHDILHGVLHFEGKFWRTLPLLVWKPGDLTRRYVRGERAKFISPMALFLFSVFMMFAVFSFIENPFSSEGDGSENVGFNTAVTAESQEIEKRLQDKLKVLESTSGSEEAEVRKQILDLKRNRNVLATMTMSELPYPEAGLGDDTAAIGNFALDDGPASATEAGADGESLASESGNQLELWTDLEKSAFGKTLKSGIARATKNPSLLLYKLKANGYKFAWLLIPISIPFVWLALIGRRGHHFYDHAVFATYSIAFMSLLFVACAILAAIGAPESIWAAMLLIYPPFHIYRQLRHAYEMSRPEALVRVSFLLIFTVISLTLFFIILLALGILG; translated from the coding sequence ATGTCCGAAGAACTGGAAGCCATGGGAACCGCCGTCGAAGGGGGCTTGATCGCCAAAGCGGTGGAAGACAAAGGCATCGATGCGTCGAGGGGGAAGGGTGGTACATGCCTTAACTGCCATTCGGCTGTGACCAGTCGCTATTGCACGGAATGTGGCCAGTCCTTGCACGTCCACCGGTCAATCGGAGCCTTCTGGCATGATATATTGCATGGTGTCCTGCATTTTGAAGGAAAATTCTGGCGGACCTTACCATTGCTGGTCTGGAAGCCGGGCGACCTGACGCGGCGTTATGTACGGGGAGAGCGCGCCAAATTTATCTCTCCCATGGCGTTATTCCTATTCTCGGTATTCATGATGTTCGCGGTCTTTTCATTCATTGAAAATCCGTTTTCTTCGGAAGGCGATGGCAGCGAAAATGTCGGTTTCAACACCGCGGTTACTGCGGAGTCTCAGGAAATCGAAAAACGGCTGCAGGACAAGCTCAAAGTACTGGAATCGACATCTGGTAGTGAAGAAGCCGAAGTCCGGAAACAGATTCTCGACCTGAAGCGCAACCGCAATGTTCTGGCCACCATGACGATGAGCGAGCTCCCCTATCCGGAAGCCGGGTTGGGAGACGATACGGCGGCTATCGGCAATTTTGCGCTAGATGACGGCCCCGCTTCAGCCACCGAAGCCGGGGCGGATGGAGAGAGTCTGGCTAGCGAGAGCGGCAATCAGCTGGAGCTGTGGACGGATCTGGAAAAAAGTGCGTTTGGCAAGACGCTGAAAAGCGGAATCGCGCGTGCCACCAAGAATCCGTCGCTGCTTTTGTACAAGCTGAAAGCCAATGGATATAAATTTGCCTGGCTGTTGATCCCGATCTCTATCCCTTTCGTGTGGTTGGCACTGATTGGCAGGCGCGGTCATCATTTCTATGACCACGCGGTTTTCGCGACTTACTCGATTGCTTTCATGTCGCTGCTGTTCGTGGCTTGCGCGATATTGGCTGCAATCGGGGCGCCGGAATCGATCTGGGCGGCTATGCTGCTCATCTACCCGCCCTTTCATATCTACCGGCAGCTCAGGCATGCCTATGAGATGTCCCGTCCCGAAGCGCTGGTCCGGGTGTCATTCCTCCTCATATTCACTGTCATCAGTCTGACGCTGTTTTTCATTATTCTGCTCGCTCTAGGCATTTTGGGATAA
- a CDS encoding alkaline phosphatase D family protein: protein MTMNIDRRQLMALGTFGLGGLSVPASASLMGGKGFTHGVASGEPGQESVLLWTRYVGSGESRLTAEISDNADFTGARMVGEVLAKAERDFTAKIVVDGLSPDRWYFFRFVGPDGSQSAIGRTRTLPQGPVQNFNIGVVGCSNMPFGYFNAYAHAAQNNDLDLIIHTGDYLYEYPVGTYPSREEALAGRKIEPAHEMVQLADYRLRYAAYRSDPDLQRIHQVLPMIPSWDDHEFTNDAYKDGAQNHNPGEGDWEVRKRVAERVYREWMPVRDMEFGSPRWREYQIGDLATLFFTESRIGGRDKPVDLAEAIKGQKDVAAALRAFRDDVWQDPERSMLGTVQEQWFADALLKSKASGTKWQVWSQQCVMGELVLPQDAKNWVPEDAPPIAQARVAVGALAAQIGLPINFDSWDGYPQARARSLAAAQQADADLIVLSGDSHNAWAFDLETADGAAGVEFAGHSVSSPGFEAYTKGVNPDLVAKAVVGANEHLQWADTEHRGYMSVALTPEQATSTWHFLDTIRKKSIALRGSRSQTVLRGARTIAS, encoded by the coding sequence ATGACCATGAATATAGACCGTCGCCAGCTTATGGCCCTGGGTACTTTCGGCCTGGGCGGGCTCAGCGTGCCGGCGTCGGCATCGCTGATGGGCGGAAAGGGGTTTACCCACGGCGTTGCCAGCGGCGAGCCCGGACAGGAATCGGTGCTGCTGTGGACGCGCTATGTCGGTAGCGGAGAATCCAGGCTGACTGCCGAAATATCGGATAACGCCGATTTCACCGGCGCCAGAATGGTCGGGGAAGTGCTGGCCAAAGCCGAGCGCGATTTTACCGCCAAGATTGTCGTTGATGGTCTCAGTCCTGACCGGTGGTATTTCTTCCGTTTCGTCGGGCCGGACGGCTCCCAATCGGCCATTGGTCGCACGCGGACCCTGCCGCAGGGGCCGGTACAGAATTTCAATATCGGCGTTGTCGGATGTTCCAACATGCCGTTCGGCTATTTCAACGCCTATGCCCATGCCGCGCAAAACAATGATCTCGATCTGATCATTCACACCGGCGATTATCTCTACGAATATCCGGTCGGCACCTATCCATCCCGGGAGGAAGCGCTGGCCGGCCGGAAAATCGAGCCCGCGCACGAGATGGTCCAGCTCGCCGACTACCGGCTGCGCTATGCCGCCTATCGCAGCGATCCCGACCTGCAGCGTATCCATCAGGTGTTGCCGATGATCCCGTCATGGGACGATCACGAGTTCACCAATGATGCCTATAAGGACGGCGCGCAGAACCACAATCCCGGCGAAGGCGACTGGGAGGTGCGCAAGCGCGTGGCCGAACGTGTCTACCGAGAATGGATGCCGGTTCGGGATATGGAGTTTGGCAGCCCGCGCTGGCGGGAATATCAAATCGGTGACCTGGCGACGCTGTTCTTTACCGAGAGCCGGATTGGCGGACGCGACAAGCCGGTGGATCTGGCAGAGGCGATCAAGGGACAGAAAGATGTCGCAGCGGCGCTCAGGGCTTTTCGTGACGATGTCTGGCAGGACCCCGAACGGTCGATGCTGGGCACAGTCCAGGAACAATGGTTCGCGGATGCTTTGCTGAAATCCAAGGCCTCGGGCACGAAGTGGCAAGTCTGGTCACAGCAGTGCGTGATGGGCGAACTGGTGCTGCCACAGGACGCCAAAAACTGGGTGCCGGAAGATGCGCCGCCGATCGCGCAGGCGCGTGTCGCGGTGGGCGCGCTGGCCGCGCAAATCGGACTGCCGATCAACTTTGACAGCTGGGACGGCTATCCGCAGGCCCGCGCCCGTTCGCTGGCCGCGGCGCAGCAGGCTGATGCCGATCTGATCGTACTGTCGGGCGACAGTCACAATGCCTGGGCATTCGACCTCGAAACGGCCGATGGCGCTGCTGGCGTGGAATTTGCCGGACATAGCGTCAGTTCGCCAGGCTTCGAAGCCTATACCAAAGGCGTGAATCCTGATCTGGTGGCCAAGGCTGTGGTTGGTGCCAACGAGCATCTGCAATGGGCCGACACCGAGCATCGCGGCTATATGAGCGTGGCGCTGACCCCCGAACAAGCGACTTCGACCTGGCATTTCCTCGATACGATCCGGAAGAAGTCCATCGCGTTGAGGGGAAGCAGAAGCCAGACAGTGCTCCGCGGGGCTCGCACGATAGCGTCCTGA
- a CDS encoding alpha/beta hydrolase family protein, with protein MNRMGVTGLPVVKVVRAILIFSLFTSPAQARDNTATVGQADKKPVSANIIKTEIFAKPGHFGNPKISPDGERVVYRQQLGGKPYLTAARLYSDTKKRIAIPDNVDLLWYRWAGNHKILFSVSAVVDTSRGQRRHTGLYVTDVNSGASITLGRKTQGYDGDNVLYVDPTGTYILLSMQRSIYDYPAVYRIELENNEITRVIRRQSQIWTWIADNSGVVRMGLSQIGGTLKIHYRRAAGEKFRQIGKIKEKDDLEEALLDISHIVSEADEGYVLSNKKTGRFALYKFNYLTREVGEMVFGHDENDITGFNLNDSGTALESVYFTDSRDRIKWFDADLAEHQRKLDKALPGQEAWIQSKSRDGKRMIVYVTSSTDPGSYYLYEPELKKLAWFASLNDKLDTEKLARTEYVKYDARDGTTIPAYLTLPKNRPAENLPLVILPHGGPFGVRDTLDYNTEAQFLANRGYAVLQPNYRGSDSYGEAFYKKGSGEIGRAMQDDLDDGMDWLVGRGMVDPDRVCIVGGSYGGYAALWGVTRNPERYRCAASFAGVTDWDKQLSYDGRFLRSRYEREWQDEIRGDEEFDLDTVSPARLVAQLERPILLAHGKKDSTVPFSQFKFYRSELEKAGKDAEYIVYESEGHGFSDSENEKDWLDKLEAFLNRHNPAY; from the coding sequence ATGAACAGAATGGGTGTAACTGGATTGCCTGTTGTTAAGGTGGTCAGAGCAATACTAATTTTCAGCCTTTTCACTTCACCGGCCCAGGCTCGGGATAATACTGCAACTGTCGGCCAGGCGGATAAAAAGCCTGTATCTGCCAATATTATCAAGACAGAAATTTTCGCGAAACCAGGCCATTTCGGTAATCCGAAAATATCTCCTGATGGTGAGCGCGTTGTATACCGGCAACAACTGGGCGGGAAGCCTTATCTCACCGCCGCCCGATTATACAGCGACACCAAGAAGCGAATAGCCATACCCGACAATGTCGACCTTCTCTGGTACCGCTGGGCGGGCAACCACAAGATATTGTTCAGCGTTTCTGCTGTCGTCGACACTTCGCGCGGCCAGCGGCGACATACCGGGCTATATGTTACGGATGTCAATAGTGGGGCGTCGATCACATTGGGTCGGAAAACTCAGGGATATGACGGGGACAATGTTCTCTATGTCGATCCGACGGGTACATATATCCTGCTTTCAATGCAGCGGTCCATTTACGATTATCCTGCCGTATATCGCATCGAGCTCGAGAATAATGAAATCACGCGAGTGATCCGTCGGCAATCACAGATTTGGACATGGATCGCCGATAATAGCGGCGTTGTCAGGATGGGCTTGAGCCAGATCGGCGGTACCTTGAAAATTCATTATCGCAGAGCGGCCGGGGAAAAATTCAGGCAGATCGGAAAAATAAAGGAGAAGGACGATCTGGAAGAAGCCTTGCTCGATATCTCCCATATCGTCTCTGAAGCCGACGAAGGCTATGTTCTTTCCAACAAAAAAACGGGTCGTTTCGCGCTGTACAAATTCAACTATCTGACCCGGGAAGTTGGGGAAATGGTTTTCGGCCATGACGAAAATGATATCACCGGATTCAATCTCAACGATAGCGGGACCGCGCTGGAATCGGTCTATTTCACGGATTCCCGAGACCGGATAAAATGGTTCGATGCCGATCTTGCCGAGCATCAGCGAAAACTCGACAAGGCTTTGCCGGGACAGGAAGCGTGGATCCAGTCCAAAAGCCGCGACGGCAAACGCATGATCGTCTATGTGACGTCTTCCACCGATCCGGGCAGCTATTATCTCTACGAACCCGAGCTCAAGAAGCTCGCATGGTTTGCCAGCCTGAACGACAAGCTGGACACCGAGAAACTGGCAAGAACGGAATATGTGAAATATGATGCCCGTGACGGCACCACGATTCCGGCCTATCTCACGCTGCCAAAAAACCGTCCCGCCGAGAATTTGCCGCTTGTCATCCTCCCGCACGGTGGTCCTTTCGGCGTTCGGGACACACTGGATTACAACACCGAAGCACAGTTTCTTGCCAATCGCGGATATGCAGTGTTGCAACCCAATTATCGGGGTTCCGACAGCTATGGGGAGGCTTTCTACAAAAAAGGCTCGGGAGAAATCGGTCGCGCGATGCAGGACGATCTCGACGACGGGATGGATTGGCTGGTTGGCCGCGGCATGGTTGATCCGGACCGGGTATGCATCGTCGGGGGCTCCTATGGAGGTTACGCGGCCCTATGGGGCGTCACGCGAAATCCCGAGCGCTATCGCTGCGCTGCCAGTTTCGCCGGGGTTACAGACTGGGACAAACAGCTCAGTTATGATGGTCGCTTTTTGAGAAGCCGGTATGAAAGGGAATGGCAAGACGAAATACGCGGAGATGAAGAATTTGATCTCGACACGGTTTCCCCTGCCCGGCTCGTTGCGCAACTGGAGCGCCCGATCCTGCTCGCTCACGGAAAGAAAGACAGTACCGTCCCTTTCAGCCAGTTCAAATTTTATCGGTCAGAACTCGAGAAAGCCGGGAAAGACGCAGAATATATTGTTTACGAAAGCGAAGGACACGGCTTTTCGGATTCCGAAAACGAGAAGGACTGGCTGGATAAGCTGGAGGCCTTTCTGAACCGGCACAATCCGGCCTACTAG